GAAAAAGAACGTGGCCGTCGTCGGGTACGATAATTTCAACGAAAAGTATCTCTTGGAGACTATTCGCGACGCGGAAGAAATTTGCTTCGTTCCGGTGCTCGACCGAAACGAAACGGCAATCCAGAAGCAGTCCTACCCTTTCGCGGAGCGTCTGCAGCTTGGGTTGCAGCGATTAAACGGTATTTCCGGCGGCGTCGAAGGGATTATCACTTTTTGGGACTTTCCGTCTTCCGCACTAACGCCCTTTCTCGCCCGCGACGCCAACCTTCGCTATGCAAGCGTGGAAAGCGTCATAAAGTGCGAACACAAGGTCTGGAGCCGCGAAGAACAGGCTGCGGTCGTTGACACGCCCAAGTTCGCCCCATTCTATCCCTTCGACGACGATCCGCTGGGCGACGTCACGCTCGATTTCCCGTTCTGGGTGAAGCCCGCCGTCGGTCATTCATCGATACTCGGTTTCGAAATCAGGAACGTGGAGGAATTCCAGGATGCCCTCGAGAAAATCCGCAGCAGCATTCGTACGCATACAACTCCCTTCCGGTATGTCATGGAGAATGTCGATCTTCCGGACCGGCTGGCGGAAAAAGGCGCAAGCCTGTGTATTGCCGAAGAAATAATATCGCACGGCGATCAGGTTACGCTTGAAGGCTACGTTCAGGATGGCGAAATTTTCGTCTATGGCGTCGTCGACTCCCTGCGCCTCGAGAACGAGCACAGTTTCTCGCGCTATCAGTACCCATCGGCGCTCGATGAACAGACTATTGCGCGCATGAAAGAAAAGACGGCAAAGATCATGCGCCGGTTCGGCTACGACAACTGTCCTTTCAATATTGAATTTTTCCACGACGACAGCACCGGGCGGATTGACGTCGTTGAGGTGAATTCGCGGGTTTCGCAGTCTCATGCCGACCTGTTCTACAAAGTCGATGGCCAATCGAACTTCCAGATTCCGGTCGATCTCGCTCTCGGCCGCTCGCCGCGCTGGGACAGCGGCATGGGCGAATTTGCCGTCGCTGCAAAGTTCTTCATTCGGATATTCGAAAATGGCCGGTCGACTAGTGTTCCTGATGCGGCTTCGCTCGGCGCGCTTGAAAGGGCGATGCCGGATGTTCGTGTCGACGTCAAGATAGCGCCCGGCCAATTGCTTGCGGACCTGCCCGAACAGGAAAGCTACAGCTACGAAATTGCCGATGTTTTCGTCGGTGGACGGGACGAGAAGGAACTGATTGAGAAGTTCGAAGCGAGCAAGGATTTCCTGCACTTCGAATTTCAACCGGCCGGGACATCCGCAAAAGGTATCCGGCCATGAGGTTTGTCGAAGATCTGGCTCTGGCCGTAACCGAATGCCGCCACACGGAAATTGAAATGCCGGACGGGACAAAGCTCGCCGCCCGCATTTGGATGCCGGAGATGGCGCGCAATTCCC
This Alphaproteobacteria bacterium DNA region includes the following protein-coding sequences:
- a CDS encoding ATP-grasp domain-containing protein, whose amino-acid sequence is MKKNVAVVGYDNFNEKYLLETIRDAEEICFVPVLDRNETAIQKQSYPFAERLQLGLQRLNGISGGVEGIITFWDFPSSALTPFLARDANLRYASVESVIKCEHKVWSREEQAAVVDTPKFAPFYPFDDDPLGDVTLDFPFWVKPAVGHSSILGFEIRNVEEFQDALEKIRSSIRTHTTPFRYVMENVDLPDRLAEKGASLCIAEEIISHGDQVTLEGYVQDGEIFVYGVVDSLRLENEHSFSRYQYPSALDEQTIARMKEKTAKIMRRFGYDNCPFNIEFFHDDSTGRIDVVEVNSRVSQSHADLFYKVDGQSNFQIPVDLALGRSPRWDSGMGEFAVAAKFFIRIFENGRSTSVPDAASLGALERAMPDVRVDVKIAPGQLLADLPEQESYSYEIADVFVGGRDEKELIEKFEASKDFLHFEFQPAGTSAKGIRP